In one Streptosporangiales bacterium genomic region, the following are encoded:
- a CDS encoding metalloregulator ArsR/SmtB family transcription factor, producing the protein MNLLDRRAAEVYASWFRCVADPTRLQVLHLLACELRPMRVGEIAGAVGIAQSTASVHLQRLLADEFVLVDRSGNASWYLVNEACIEQFPQAAEQIMGTLAGTLPLPDTDVTPPWRRQSD; encoded by the coding sequence ATGAATCTACTGGACAGGCGTGCCGCGGAGGTCTACGCGTCGTGGTTTCGCTGTGTAGCCGACCCCACCCGACTGCAGGTGCTCCACCTGCTCGCGTGCGAGCTGCGACCGATGAGGGTCGGCGAGATCGCCGGCGCAGTCGGCATCGCCCAGTCGACCGCGTCGGTCCACCTGCAGCGGCTCCTCGCCGACGAGTTCGTCCTCGTCGACCGTTCGGGTAATGCCAGCTGGTACCTCGTGAACGAGGCCTGCATCGAGCAGTTCCCTCAAGCCGCGGAACAGATCATGGGCACGCTGGCCGGCACCCTCCCGCTGCCCGACACCGACGTGACACC